The following coding sequences lie in one Stenotrophomonas rhizophila genomic window:
- the grxC gene encoding glutaredoxin 3 — translation MSQDVASNPGGAPAITIYSTAVCPYCVAAKNFLKSKGRDWTEVRIDLDPVERDKMMAKTRRTSVPQIFVGDVHVGGYDDMMALHRAGKLEPLLAGEGQA, via the coding sequence GTGAGCCAAGATGTTGCGTCCAACCCGGGTGGGGCCCCCGCCATCACCATCTATTCCACCGCCGTCTGCCCCTACTGCGTGGCCGCCAAGAACTTCCTGAAGAGCAAGGGGCGCGACTGGACCGAAGTGCGGATCGACCTGGACCCGGTCGAGCGCGACAAGATGATGGCCAAGACCCGCCGCACCAGCGTGCCGCAGATCTTCGTCGGCGACGTTCACGTGGGCGGCTATGACGACATGATGGCGCTGCACCGGGCCGGCAAGCTGGAACCGCTGCTGGCCGGCGAGGGCCAGGCGTGA